A window of the Mesoplasma florum L1 genome harbors these coding sequences:
- a CDS encoding ComEC/Rec2 family competence protein — protein sequence MRKKINLLFLSMILTLIAFLSILTVSCGTKIKEITGNVSFYVLSIGSGNFTFLEKDGHAVVMDSGVGIGENNNGDSIDSISSETFALNNGSWVTANPRDGKAITDFMKNTAGVQVIDAIFISHKHSDHYSALKYLVQEFEVGTVIAPTDSAGLEKAIRGYQPKGQMPVVDTNFSKTYEFLGGTFENLTAYSSKNVVKSLYTTDDPNANSMVLRFKVNGKTFLLPGDMENTSKVMSDKKFLKAVSSQPVDFYLLAHHGSTNGATELTPLIGNKERSPEHIIISGTDNIDGFENWSGQRNAVSNSKTPVGEVLKTYGMKKEPYVYITGSVLTETLNDFPDIVDKDNVKSTFEYKFSDNKWNFIVHDENISNGFNQQLITK from the coding sequence ATGAGAAAAAAAATAAACTTGCTATTTTTAAGCATGATACTTACTTTAATAGCTTTTTTGTCTATTTTAACAGTTTCTTGTGGAACTAAAATAAAAGAAATTACCGGCAATGTTTCATTTTATGTATTATCAATTGGAAGTGGAAATTTTACTTTTTTAGAAAAAGATGGTCATGCAGTTGTAATGGATTCTGGGGTTGGTATTGGTGAAAATAACAATGGAGATTCAATTGATTCAATATCATCAGAAACATTTGCTTTAAATAACGGAAGTTGAGTAACTGCAAATCCAAGGGATGGTAAAGCAATTACAGATTTTATGAAGAATACAGCTGGAGTTCAAGTTATTGATGCTATATTTATTTCGCACAAACATTCAGATCATTATAGTGCTTTAAAATATCTTGTTCAGGAATTTGAAGTAGGAACTGTTATTGCTCCTACAGATAGTGCAGGTTTAGAAAAAGCAATCAGAGGTTACCAACCAAAAGGTCAAATGCCAGTAGTTGATACAAATTTTTCGAAGACTTATGAATTTTTAGGTGGAACATTTGAAAATTTAACAGCATATTCTTCAAAAAATGTTGTTAAAAGTTTATACACAACAGATGATCCAAATGCCAATAGTATGGTTTTAAGATTTAAGGTAAATGGTAAAACATTTTTATTACCTGGAGATATGGAAAATACTTCAAAAGTTATGAGCGACAAAAAATTTTTAAAAGCAGTTTCATCACAACCTGTGGACTTTTATTTACTTGCTCATCATGGGTCAACAAATGGGGCCACTGAATTAACACCATTAATTGGTAATAAAGAACGCTCTCCAGAACATATAATAATATCTGGTACAGATAATATTGATGGTTTTGAAAATTGATCAGGACAAAGAAATGCAGTGAGCAATTCAAAAACTCCTGTTGGTGAAGTTTTAAAAACATATGGTATGAAAAAAGAACCTTATGTATACATAACAGGCTCAGTTTTAACTGAAACTTTAAATGATTTTCCTGACATAGTTGATAAAGATAATGTAAAATCAACGTTTGAATATAAATTCTCTGATAACAAATGAAATTTTATAGTTCATGATGAAAATATTTCAAATGGGTTTAATCAACAGTTAATTACTAAATAA
- a CDS encoding carbohydrate ABC transporter permease, whose amino-acid sequence MEKINNEWSKKTKTEDWIHKNSFKKISVKDKSFNQSESNVDSIIYVEKTTKVVSSEKDKHEIVVNKLTRKEKYENDLKFQEEQITLRESKIVVEANFFKRIWLKFCLSLFLFWNKKHFKIKHAFYIRSVNKRKDKTIKMAGDVWYRRIGSNLSNYTVLIIMLIAMIFPFYWMLITSFKPYSEVDTGVMESLWPKHWTLQAYKDMFTFVNNSGGRESIPFSRFFFNSLFIALVSTLVQLSVSVIGGFAIYNWRTKFNSLFMIIMFSIMMVPGEAMLLGRYWIAVQMQWRDTLFALIVPFIGNVFTIYLMSNAFYGLNRDLKRAAKVDGLSSFQYFMKIALPAVSATILTSFIISFIESWNSVLWPITVIDNQSGQWRTIPMLLYSLMNVSGMTSEEFPIADPINVKMAASILAILPMIIVFIVFNKWIINGLTKRSVGGTKG is encoded by the coding sequence ATGGAAAAAATAAATAACGAGTGAAGTAAAAAAACTAAAACTGAAGATTGAATTCACAAAAATTCATTTAAAAAGATTTCTGTTAAAGATAAATCTTTTAATCAATCTGAATCTAATGTTGATTCCATTATTTATGTTGAAAAAACAACAAAAGTTGTTAGTTCTGAAAAAGATAAACATGAAATAGTTGTAAATAAATTAACAAGAAAAGAAAAATATGAAAATGATTTAAAATTTCAAGAAGAACAAATAACTTTAAGAGAATCTAAAATTGTTGTTGAAGCTAACTTTTTTAAGAGAATATGATTAAAGTTTTGTTTATCATTATTTTTATTTTGAAATAAAAAACATTTTAAAATTAAGCACGCATTTTATATAAGATCAGTAAATAAAAGAAAAGATAAAACAATTAAAATGGCTGGTGATGTTTGATATAGAAGAATAGGGTCAAATTTATCAAACTATACAGTTTTAATTATTATGCTTATCGCCATGATATTTCCTTTTTATTGAATGTTAATAACATCTTTTAAGCCTTATTCAGAAGTTGACACAGGAGTAATGGAATCTCTTTGACCAAAACATTGAACATTACAAGCATATAAAGATATGTTTACATTTGTTAATAATTCTGGTGGTAGAGAATCAATTCCATTTTCAAGATTTTTCTTTAACTCATTGTTCATTGCGTTAGTTTCAACTTTAGTGCAATTATCAGTGTCAGTTATTGGTGGATTTGCAATTTATAACTGAAGAACAAAATTTAATTCATTATTTATGATTATTATGTTTTCAATTATGATGGTTCCAGGTGAGGCTATGTTGCTTGGTAGATATTGAATTGCAGTTCAAATGCAATGAAGAGATACTTTATTTGCCTTAATTGTTCCATTTATCGGTAACGTATTTACCATATACTTAATGAGTAATGCTTTTTACGGATTAAATAGAGATTTAAAAAGAGCAGCTAAAGTAGATGGATTATCAAGTTTTCAATACTTTATGAAAATAGCTTTACCTGCAGTTAGTGCAACTATATTAACATCATTTATTATTTCATTTATTGAATCATGAAACTCTGTTTTATGACCAATAACAGTTATTGATAATCAATCTGGACAATGAAGAACAATTCCAATGCTTTTATATTCACTAATGAATGTTAGTGGTATGACATCAGAAGAATTCCCAATTGCTGATCCTATTAATGTAAAAATGGCTGCCTCAATTTTAGCTATTTTACCAATGATTATTGTATTTATTGTTTTCAATAAATGAATTATTAATGGTTTAACAAAAAGAAGCGTTGGAGGAACTAAGGGATAA
- a CDS encoding carbohydrate ABC transporter permease has translation MRKNKKDEGFVLIDDRVINPKGKKAKSKNMEKGRFDLINQLIWVLPGLFFVCIFSYFSIFIVFKYGLSANGANGVFILSIKNIGNLFTEPTHEFPIALRNTLIYVLVSVPISLLIALWTAKALSNVLSKRAFAFFQSAFFLPYVTSALAVAMAFSILFSTSDTSLLTQLLAKLGLSRVDWKEPKNAMIMLIIYGVWKMLPFKIIMFTAAFLRVDKRLYQAASIDGVPRWQQFWKISVPQIMPVIIYMITTGIIGSFKFMPFGLFANYEEAVKSQAQTAVFFIFSRINSGSGGLPSYSTGGAASIVLMVIILIMTLANRQLSKYLNKKYR, from the coding sequence ATGCGTAAAAATAAGAAAGATGAAGGTTTTGTTTTAATTGATGATAGAGTTATAAATCCTAAAGGTAAAAAAGCAAAATCTAAAAATATGGAAAAAGGAAGATTTGACCTAATAAACCAATTAATTTGGGTTTTACCAGGTTTATTCTTTGTATGTATATTTTCATACTTTTCAATTTTTATTGTTTTTAAATATGGATTAAGTGCGAATGGTGCAAATGGTGTTTTTATATTAAGCATTAAAAATATAGGTAATTTATTTACTGAGCCTACGCATGAATTTCCAATAGCGTTAAGAAATACTTTAATTTATGTTTTAGTTTCAGTGCCAATTTCATTGCTGATTGCACTTTGAACTGCCAAAGCATTAAGTAACGTTTTAAGTAAAAGAGCTTTTGCTTTTTTCCAATCAGCTTTCTTTTTACCATATGTAACATCAGCACTTGCTGTTGCTATGGCTTTCTCAATATTATTTTCAACAAGTGATACATCTCTTTTAACACAATTATTAGCTAAATTAGGTTTATCAAGGGTTGATTGAAAAGAACCTAAAAATGCTATGATAATGTTAATCATTTATGGTGTTTGAAAAATGTTACCTTTTAAAATTATTATGTTTACAGCAGCATTTTTAAGAGTTGATAAGCGATTATATCAAGCAGCATCTATAGACGGTGTACCAAGATGACAACAATTTTGAAAAATTTCTGTTCCTCAAATTATGCCAGTTATTATTTATATGATTACAACTGGTATTATTGGTTCATTTAAATTTATGCCTTTTGGTTTATTTGCTAACTATGAGGAAGCGGTTAAATCACAAGCTCAAACAGCAGTGTTCTTTATCTTTTCAAGAATTAACTCTGGTTCAGGAGGATTACCATCATATAGTACTGGTGGAGCAGCTTCTATAGTATTAATGGTTATTATTTTAATTATGACGTTAGCTAATAGACAATTAAGTAAGTACTTAAACAAAAAATATAGATAG
- a CDS encoding DUF1904 family protein: protein MPILKFNGTTEEKVKEYSKKINEIADLIVSKPEAILMMVNNNNIFVAKNTNKRIYVEVDWLKRSEESRVLLVQHLTNFFGNQGVNVSVKFTEINNDLYVNNEKRG from the coding sequence ATGCCAATCTTAAAATTCAACGGTACTACTGAAGAAAAAGTAAAAGAATATTCAAAAAAAATAAACGAGATAGCTGACTTAATTGTTTCAAAGCCTGAAGCAATTTTAATGATGGTTAACAACAACAATATTTTTGTAGCTAAAAACACAAATAAAAGAATTTATGTTGAAGTAGACTGACTTAAAAGATCTGAAGAATCAAGAGTTTTATTAGTTCAACACTTAACCAATTTTTTTGGTAACCAAGGGGTTAATGTATCTGTAAAATTTACTGAAATAAATAATGACTTATACGTTAATAACGAAAAAAGAGGATAA
- the dusB gene encoding tRNA dihydrouridine synthase DusB, producing the protein MKIGNVEIKGKLVQGPMAGVSNPPFRLISKEKGADLVCAEMVSVEGMTHNNKKTFSMLAVEKKEHPMSMQIFGNDVESFIVATKWIDENVDCDIIDLNIGCPAPKVAVRSASGSSLLKTPELIYDIVKAVVENTSKPVTAKIRLGWDKESVNAVEVSKLIEKAGASGITVHGRTRSEFYSGHADWEKIKEVKEAVNIPVIGNGDVIDGPSAKAMLELTGCDGVMISRGCQGNPWIFREIAHFLETGEELDKPSFAEWKETVLKHAKMLIDYKQDEGSAIREFRKHLTWYFAALPKTEILNQLKEEANKINTFSDLENIIEKYKEV; encoded by the coding sequence ATGAAAATAGGAAATGTAGAAATAAAAGGTAAATTAGTTCAAGGGCCAATGGCTGGTGTATCTAATCCACCATTTAGATTAATATCAAAAGAAAAAGGTGCTGATTTAGTTTGTGCTGAAATGGTTTCTGTAGAAGGAATGACACATAACAACAAAAAAACATTTAGCATGTTAGCAGTTGAAAAAAAAGAACACCCAATGAGTATGCAAATTTTTGGGAATGATGTTGAATCATTTATTGTGGCGACAAAGTGAATTGATGAAAATGTTGATTGTGACATTATAGATTTAAACATTGGTTGTCCTGCACCAAAAGTAGCTGTTAGATCAGCGAGTGGATCAAGTTTATTAAAGACACCGGAATTAATATATGACATTGTAAAAGCAGTTGTTGAAAATACATCAAAGCCAGTTACTGCAAAAATTAGATTAGGTTGAGATAAAGAAAGTGTTAATGCTGTTGAAGTTTCTAAATTAATTGAAAAAGCAGGAGCTAGCGGAATTACTGTTCATGGAAGAACAAGAAGTGAATTTTATTCAGGCCATGCAGATTGAGAAAAAATAAAAGAAGTTAAAGAAGCTGTAAATATTCCAGTTATTGGTAATGGTGATGTTATTGACGGGCCAAGCGCAAAAGCAATGTTAGAATTAACTGGTTGTGATGGAGTAATGATTTCAAGAGGATGCCAAGGTAATCCTTGAATTTTTAGAGAAATTGCACACTTTTTAGAGACAGGTGAAGAATTAGATAAGCCAAGTTTTGCAGAATGAAAAGAAACAGTATTGAAGCATGCTAAAATGTTAATAGATTATAAACAAGACGAAGGTAGTGCAATTAGAGAATTTAGAAAACATTTAACTTGATATTTTGCAGCATTGCCAAAAACAGAAATTTTAAATCAGTTAAAAGAAGAAGCAAATAAGATTAACACATTTAGTGATTTAGAAAATATTATAGAAAAGTATAAAGAGGTATAA